GATTATCGATAGTGCAATCATGGCTAAAGGTTCACGCTGGGTTCGGTTGAGTTTTTTGGGATTATTGGTGCCTCTGGCTGCGGGGGTAGCGGCCTGGCAGGGTTGGGCCTGGTGGAGCTGGGCCAATCAACCGGTCAGCGAAACTCCTGCCGAAACTGCGCCTCAAACGGTGCAAATTCAAATTCCGCCGGGCACTCCAGGCCAGCAAATTGGCCAAGATCTGGAGGCGGCCGGTCTGATTCGTTCAGCCCTGGCTTGGAAGCTGTGGTCGCGTTGGCAAACTTGGCAAAATGCCGAGGGTGGGTTTCAGGCGGGCACCTATGCTTTGAACCCTGCTGATTCGATGACCGCGATCGCCGACGTGATTCGCAGTGGTCAGGTGGTGCAAACCTCGTTCACGGTGCCTGAGGGTTGGAACCGTCGCCAAATGGCAACTTATTTTCAGGAAGAGGGGTTTTTCTCTGCCGATGCCTTTCTATCGGCTACTGAGCGAGTGTCAAAGGATGCGTACCCTTGGCTGCCGGATGGTATTCCCCACGTGGAAGGCTTTTTATTCCCCGATACCTATCAGCTTCCGGCTGAGGGGGTGACGCCGGAGGCGGTGGTCAATGCAATGCTGAGCCGTTTTGAGACAGTAGCGCTACCAGTGTACCAACAGGCAACGACCGACCTAACGTTGTTGCAGTGGGCTACCCTAGCCAGCATCGTCGAGAAAGAAGCCGTAATTGCCGATGAGCGCGGCACCATTGCCGGAGTTTTTACCAACCGGCTCAAGCAGAACATGCCTCTAGGGGCCGATCCTACAGTTGAATACGGGTTGGGCATTGTGCAGACACCGGAGCAGCCCCTCACATGGACTCAGGTGGGCACTCCTTCGCCCTACAATACCTACATCAACCCAGGGTTACCCCCAACTCCGATCGCTAGCGCGGGTAAGGCCAGTTTAGAAGCGGCCCTAGCCCCCGAGGCTACCGATTATCTATTTTTTGTGGCTCGCTATGACGGAACTCACGTGTTTAGCCGCACGTTAGCAGAGCACGAAGCCGCCCGCGACGCGATTCGCGCCACTATTGATAACTAGCCCCCATAGATGGGCTCTAACATCTTTGACCGATCGCCGTGGTTCAACCGCTGTGGATAGGTTGCTGCTGTCCTTTTAAGCAGCTTTAGGCCGTCGATCTAGACTATGCTACGTTTGGGGCTATGGTTTTTTTATGTCGTTTTCTCGCCTGCTGCAACCCGATCTAGTGCTGGACGGCAACGTCTTGGCAATTTCGCCTGAGCTGCTGGCTCAGCACAACCTGAAGGGGCTAATTCTGGATGTGGACGATACCCTAGTGCCTCTGCGTCAGGCTGAAACCAACCCTGACCTAGCCCACTGGATGCATCAGATGAAGGCGATCGCGACGGTGTGGCTCGTGAGCAATAACGTCAACGCTCACCGCATCAGTCGGATTGCCTCGTTGTTTGATGTGCCTTACCTGACCAGTGCTGGCAAGCCCTCAGGACGCAAGCTAAAGCTGGCTTTGGCGGCTATGGATCTTCCGGTAGATCAGGTGGCGATGGTAGGCGATCGCTTATTTACCGATGTTTTAGCTGGCAACCGAGTGGGGTTGTTTACTATTCTGGTCAACCCTATGCCGGGGCTCAACCAGGTAGCGCGCACTTCGCCCCTACGGACGATTGAGGTGATAATCTCCCAATATTTTGGAGTCACGTTTTAAGATTAGCGGCTCAAGTATTGACTTAACACAGCCAGGAAAAGTTTACACAGCGCAATCTTTGATGCGAGAAACTTCGTAGGGCTAAATATAAAGAAAACATTAGAGTTAAGTTGAAACCTTAGGACCGCTGCGATAGTAGTAATACATAAACAGGGGCCAGTTTATATAGGCTCTTAAATTTAATAAGCCATTTTTGGGTGTCGACTTTCGGGTTGGCACCCAAAGTTTTTTGGGGACTTCACTGTCCATCTAGACCGCTCTTTAACCAACGCGACTGTGCTCTACGTCTAGGTCGGTTGTTATACTGCCAGGGCTATCTCTACTGATGCAGCCCGCCCGTGAGTTCAGTTCAAACCCTAGTGGTCAAAATCGGTACTTCCAGCCTGACCGGCACTAGCACCGGTCAGTTTGCCCTCTCCACCCTGGCTGCACTGGTTGAAACCCTCTGCACTCTGCGTCAGCAGGGGCATCAGGTCGTTTTGGTCTCCTCAGGGGCTGTAGGCATTGGCTGCCGCCGCCTCAACCTAGCTGAGCGTCCCAAAACTTTGGCGATGAAGCAGGCTGTAGCGGCGGTGGGGCAAGGACGCCTCATGCGCATCTATGACGACCTGTTTTCGGCCCTAAACCAGCCCATTGCCCAGGTACTGCTAACTCGCAGCGACCTAGCCCAGCGATCGCGCTATGTCAACAGCTACCGCACCTTTCGTCAGCTGTTGCAGATGGGCGTGATCCCCATCGTCAACGAGAACGACACTGTTGCTGTGGAAGAACTCAAGTTCGGCGACAATGACACCCTCTCGGCCCTGGTCGCCAGCTTGATTGGTGCTCAGTGGCTGTTTTTACTGACCGATATCGATCGCCTGTATTCTGCTGATCCCCGCTCTAACCCCGAGGCTCAGCCGATTATTGCTATCGATCGGTTAGCAGACATTCAGGCGCTTAAAGCAGTAGCGGGTGGACAGGGATCGGCCTGGGGTACGGGCGGTATGCTAACTAAGCTAGAAGCTGCTCAAATCGCTACTACGGCAGGGGTGCGCACCGTCATAACCGATGGTCGTCAGCCCCAGAATGTGATCAAGGCGATCGCGGGAGAAGCAGTAGGCACTCAATTTGCCCCCTCGCCCCGACCTAGCCGTGCCCGCAAGCGCTGGATTGCTGCTGGCCTTGCTCCCTCGGGCCGCCTTTACCTAGACCAGGGTGCAACTCTAGCCATTCTGCAGGGGGGAAAGTCGCTCTTGGCCGCCGGTATTACTCGTTTAGAGGGAGACTTTGAAGCCCAGGATGCTGTCTTGATCTGTGCTGCCAGCGGCGAAGATATCGCCAGAGGCATTATCAACTACAGCGCCCGAGATCTCAGCCAGATTCTGGGTCGCCGGTCAGAAGATATTCCCGCCATTCTAGGTTACGCCGGAGCAGATACGGTAATCCATCGCGATAACCTAGTTATTGCTACAGATACTGAGGCCGATGAGGGCATCGATCTGCAGGACTAGTAACGATTAGTAACCTTAAAAGGCACCTTTGCGATCGAGCAGTACTGTGACCGTTTTGAGAATGACTTGAAGATCGTACCAGGGCGACCAAATGGCCTGATACTGCAAATCTAGGTGCACAATTTCCTCAAAGTCTTTGATGGCTGAGCGACCACTGATTTGCCACTGTCCTGTGATGCCAGGCTTAACATCGAGTCGCCGCCAATGGTGAGGGCTGTAGCGAGAGACCTCATCTTCGGTGGGAGGGCGAGTGCCAACCAGGCTCATGTCGCCTTTGAGTACATTCCAAAATTGTGGAAACTCATCTAGGCTCGTCTTTCGCAAAACACGGCCAACTCGGGTGATGCGGGGATCGTTTTCGTTCTTAAAAATTAGCCCCTGGGCCTGATTTGATACTGTTCTCTTAAGGGCATCAGCATTTTGCACCATGGAGCGAAATTTCCAGATGGTGAAAGGCTTACCTTTGAGACCGTAGCGAGTTTGGGCGTAGAAAATAGGGCCAGGGCTATCTAACCTAATGGCCAGAGCAACTGGCAGCGCTACCAAAATCAGTATGGCCAATCCTACCAGGGCGCCCAAAATATCTATAGAGCGCTTAATTAGGCACCGGGCCGACGGATGAGCAATAGATATAGAAATCTCTGGAGGAGCACTTCCAGAGCTATCTGTCTGAAGGGATAACATGGTAGACCCTGTTGACGGAACGCGTGTGCTGAGATGCTTGAAAAATTTATACTAATCTATCCGTAGATACGCTTAAAAAACAAGTGAGTTTGTGCTTTTTTTTACGTAAATACTGCTTTAACCGAAATTGTACTGGAGCTGAGCGGTAATCCGTGTGACCTTTGTCACAGAGCGATTACCGTATAAGTACATATGGGTTCATGTGCACACTATCAGCCTAGAAAGGGCAAATCTGGCCGCAGAGAACACCCTTCGCACAATCTTACTAGAGCGACAACAGACATAAATTTTGTGTAAAGCTTTTGACTCAGTGCTAGCTACCGCAGTCCGTGCAGGCTAAAAAACACGCTTTAGAGCGTGAGTCTGAAGAGATCAGATACTAAGATAAAGCCTACAGCCAGCTTGGGCACACCCGGAAAGGATTTGATTGCATGGTCGCGGCAGACACTATAGCCGAGGTTTGGTTGTCCCGTTTGCGGGAGGACTTTCCCAATCAGCCCCAGTCGGTTTGCCAAAGCGTTGTCAGCTGGCTGTTAGGAGAATCGCCAGAGCGGTTAGCTACCCTAGCTGATGCTGACCTCAAGATCGCTCGTCAGGCGATTGAGTATCGCTACCGCATTCTGCAGCAGCGCTATTGGGATGTGAGCCCAGAGCAGGGCTATCAGCGGCTGATCAAGCGGCTCAGCAGCCTGTTCTTAATTCGCAACAAGATTAAAACTTGGATCTCGCTCAGCCGCGATCGCCGCCGCACCGTGGTTGATGTGATCCAGGAAGTGATTCAGGAGATGATGCGCAGCGATCGCCACTTAGCCCAGCAGCTCAAGTGGATCTCAACCTGCACCCAAAACTCACGGCTGCGCAATCTGCTGATGTTGGCCAGCATTGAGGAATACTGCCTGCGCCCCATTCGCAACCAGCCCCTCATCATTTATCGCTTCGTTAACTATCTGCACCGCAGTCAAAAGGGCGGCATGACTCAGGTGCCCACTGGAGAACTAATTCGCCTAGTCTCTGACGAAATTGCCCCCAACGACAGTGAAGACTCGCTCAGCCTGCTCGATGTAGAGGCTTGGAACCAGTACCAGGACGAGCAAACCGAACTGGAGCAGCAGAGTATGCGCCAGCAGGTCAAAAACTCCTTTGTCAACTACCTCAGCCGTAACCTAGATGACACGGCGGCTCGATGGCTAGAGCTACACCTCAACGGTCTTTCCCAAGAGCAGATTGCCCAGGCGCTCGGTATGCCTGTGCAGCAGGTCTATCGGCTGCGCGAAAAGATTAGTTACCACGCAATTCGAATTTTCGCTCTACGAGAGCAGCCGGCCATGGTGCTCGGCTGGCTAAAAACCTCGCTGCAAGAGCATAACTTTGGTCTCACCCCGGCCCAATGGGAAGGCTTTTGGCAAGATCTCTCCCCAGAAGAACAGGCAATTTTGACAGCCTATAAATCTGAGCATCCCCCCGACGATTTAGCCCGCCGTCTAGGGCTCAAAAGTCGGCAAATTCAGGCTCAGTGGGTGCAGCTTTACCTGCGTG
The sequence above is a segment of the Nodosilinea sp. FACHB-141 genome. Coding sequences within it:
- the mltG gene encoding endolytic transglycosylase MltG; the encoded protein is MAKGSRWVRLSFLGLLVPLAAGVAAWQGWAWWSWANQPVSETPAETAPQTVQIQIPPGTPGQQIGQDLEAAGLIRSALAWKLWSRWQTWQNAEGGFQAGTYALNPADSMTAIADVIRSGQVVQTSFTVPEGWNRRQMATYFQEEGFFSADAFLSATERVSKDAYPWLPDGIPHVEGFLFPDTYQLPAEGVTPEAVVNAMLSRFETVALPVYQQATTDLTLLQWATLASIVEKEAVIADERGTIAGVFTNRLKQNMPLGADPTVEYGLGIVQTPEQPLTWTQVGTPSPYNTYINPGLPPTPIASAGKASLEAALAPEATDYLFFVARYDGTHVFSRTLAEHEAARDAIRATIDN
- a CDS encoding YqeG family HAD IIIA-type phosphatase; this translates as MSFSRLLQPDLVLDGNVLAISPELLAQHNLKGLILDVDDTLVPLRQAETNPDLAHWMHQMKAIATVWLVSNNVNAHRISRIASLFDVPYLTSAGKPSGRKLKLALAAMDLPVDQVAMVGDRLFTDVLAGNRVGLFTILVNPMPGLNQVARTSPLRTIEVIISQYFGVTF
- the proB gene encoding glutamate 5-kinase yields the protein MSSVQTLVVKIGTSSLTGTSTGQFALSTLAALVETLCTLRQQGHQVVLVSSGAVGIGCRRLNLAERPKTLAMKQAVAAVGQGRLMRIYDDLFSALNQPIAQVLLTRSDLAQRSRYVNSYRTFRQLLQMGVIPIVNENDTVAVEELKFGDNDTLSALVASLIGAQWLFLLTDIDRLYSADPRSNPEAQPIIAIDRLADIQALKAVAGGQGSAWGTGGMLTKLEAAQIATTAGVRTVITDGRQPQNVIKAIAGEAVGTQFAPSPRPSRARKRWIAAGLAPSGRLYLDQGATLAILQGGKSLLAAGITRLEGDFEAQDAVLICAASGEDIARGIINYSARDLSQILGRRSEDIPAILGYAGADTVIHRDNLVIATDTEADEGIDLQD
- a CDS encoding sugar transferase, with translation MLSLQTDSSGSAPPEISISIAHPSARCLIKRSIDILGALVGLAILILVALPVALAIRLDSPGPIFYAQTRYGLKGKPFTIWKFRSMVQNADALKRTVSNQAQGLIFKNENDPRITRVGRVLRKTSLDEFPQFWNVLKGDMSLVGTRPPTEDEVSRYSPHHWRRLDVKPGITGQWQISGRSAIKDFEEIVHLDLQYQAIWSPWYDLQVILKTVTVLLDRKGAF
- a CDS encoding HetZ-related protein 2; the encoded protein is MVAADTIAEVWLSRLREDFPNQPQSVCQSVVSWLLGESPERLATLADADLKIARQAIEYRYRILQQRYWDVSPEQGYQRLIKRLSSLFLIRNKIKTWISLSRDRRRTVVDVIQEVIQEMMRSDRHLAQQLKWISTCTQNSRLRNLLMLASIEEYCLRPIRNQPLIIYRFVNYLHRSQKGGMTQVPTGELIRLVSDEIAPNDSEDSLSLLDVEAWNQYQDEQTELEQQSMRQQVKNSFVNYLSRNLDDTAARWLELHLNGLSQEQIAQALGMPVQQVYRLREKISYHAIRIFALREQPAMVLGWLKTSLQEHNFGLTPAQWEGFWQDLSPEEQAILTAYKSEHPPDDLARRLGLKSRQIQAQWVQLYLRAQELRTQTEG